In uncultured Trichococcus sp., the following proteins share a genomic window:
- a CDS encoding polysaccharide deacetylase family protein — protein MKQYYICYPEGKFKALTFSYDDGKKSDRRLVEIFDRYGMKGTFHLNGGLFSDPERIPDEEVAALYAGHELACHTYTHPTIARCPLDKVTEEILEDRRALEALVPYPVQGFSYPNGSYTEAIKRLLPALGIEYGRIVGSSHNFSLPNDWYEWQATCHHNHDLLKHGETFIGLSKKQYLHLMYVWGHSYEFDNDGNWDLIESFCRATGNRTDIWYCTNIEFKMYMSAARRLVFSVSGETVLNPSDQPIWVTIDGEIKKLHTGLNTLA, from the coding sequence ATGAAACAGTACTATATTTGTTATCCGGAAGGTAAATTTAAAGCGCTAACATTCAGTTATGACGACGGGAAAAAGAGCGATCGCCGCTTGGTGGAAATCTTCGACCGTTACGGTATGAAGGGGACTTTTCACTTGAACGGCGGACTCTTTTCCGATCCGGAACGCATCCCAGACGAAGAAGTCGCGGCTCTATATGCCGGCCATGAGCTAGCTTGCCACACGTATACGCATCCGACCATCGCCCGTTGCCCATTGGATAAGGTGACGGAGGAAATACTGGAGGACCGCCGTGCGTTGGAAGCGTTGGTCCCGTATCCGGTGCAGGGCTTTTCCTACCCTAACGGTTCCTATACGGAGGCGATCAAGCGCTTGTTGCCGGCATTGGGGATCGAATACGGGCGCATCGTCGGCAGCAGCCATAACTTTTCGTTGCCGAATGATTGGTATGAGTGGCAGGCGACCTGTCACCATAACCATGATTTGCTGAAGCACGGCGAAACATTCATCGGCCTATCGAAGAAGCAGTATCTGCACCTGATGTATGTCTGGGGCCACAGCTACGAGTTCGACAATGATGGCAACTGGGATCTGATCGAGTCTTTCTGCAGAGCGACGGGAAACAGGACGGATATCTGGTACTGCACGAATATTGAATTCAAGATGTACATGTCCGCTGCCCGGCGGCTCGTCTTTTCCGTTTCCGGAGAAACTGTTCTGAATCCTTCCGATCAACCGATATGGGTAACCATCGATGGTGAAATCAAGAAACTTCATACTGGGCTAAATACACTAGCGTAA
- a CDS encoding IS4 family transposase gives MTVQLMAFQEYIEEAQIIYLEDIREGNPHAFTRKRKTTPIALMLQMFAQKGNSQFCELLNFYEDQGKPLNISTVAFYKARMNYNPKAIRLMMTDYMSMIYEENNDQLVKLNGYIVTAIDGSDIILPSTEENAKKYGVAINAKASANPVMASVSLLYDCINKLTIDTFVGPYKSSERESASQHLHVLKETIRQPTITVFDRGYFSMRLIHQLIQDGQKFVMRMDRQNLKRYSSQLSVGQDQTFEVTFNSSQTNKYRNDRIFRATLMSTVYPLRFVKIPLYKQDSGEMEDEVLLTNLTPEEFSSDDLSEVYRLRWGIETAYNVLKNRMKLEEFSGIRERLILQDIYCSVWLYNLTMLHLIEVSETRAIPQERYKYEMKQNLSIAIGIVKTYFIRSFMSETREQRRESFEQMSVLLTKHLVPVRPHRAAKRKTPVNKSRRSYRYTY, from the coding sequence ATGACGGTCCAACTGATGGCATTTCAGGAATATATTGAGGAAGCCCAAATTATCTATCTGGAAGATATCCGCGAAGGGAACCCACATGCTTTTACCCGAAAAAGGAAAACGACCCCTATCGCATTGATGCTTCAAATGTTTGCACAAAAGGGGAACTCTCAATTTTGCGAACTCTTAAATTTCTACGAGGACCAGGGGAAACCCCTTAACATTTCGACCGTCGCTTTTTATAAGGCCCGAATGAACTATAACCCCAAAGCCATCCGATTGATGATGACTGACTATATGTCCATGATTTATGAAGAGAACAATGACCAATTGGTCAAGCTGAACGGCTACATTGTGACTGCGATAGACGGTTCTGACATTATCCTTCCTTCCACGGAAGAAAATGCCAAGAAGTACGGTGTGGCAATTAATGCAAAGGCATCCGCCAATCCGGTGATGGCTTCCGTCTCTCTCCTATATGATTGTATCAATAAATTGACGATTGATACATTTGTCGGTCCATACAAGAGCAGTGAGCGTGAATCAGCTTCGCAACATCTTCACGTATTGAAAGAAACGATCCGGCAACCGACGATTACCGTGTTTGATCGCGGTTATTTCTCGATGCGTTTAATCCACCAACTGATCCAGGACGGGCAGAAATTTGTGATGCGGATGGATCGCCAGAACTTAAAGCGTTATTCCAGCCAGCTGTCTGTCGGGCAAGACCAAACTTTTGAAGTCACTTTTAACAGTTCTCAGACAAACAAGTACCGGAACGACCGGATCTTCCGGGCTACCTTGATGAGCACAGTTTATCCCTTGCGATTTGTAAAAATCCCACTTTACAAGCAGGACAGTGGCGAGATGGAGGACGAAGTCCTTTTGACAAATTTAACACCCGAAGAATTTTCATCCGACGACTTGAGTGAAGTGTACCGATTGAGATGGGGAATCGAAACTGCCTACAACGTACTGAAAAACCGGATGAAGTTAGAGGAGTTCAGTGGTATTCGGGAACGTCTTATCCTTCAGGACATTTATTGTAGTGTTTGGTTGTACAACCTGACGATGCTTCATCTAATCGAAGTGAGCGAAACAAGAGCAATCCCCCAAGAGCGTTATAAATATGAAATGAAGCAGAATCTCAGCATTGCTATCGGAATCGTGAAAACCTATTTCATACGATCGTTCATGAGTGAAACACGCGAACAACGGAGAGAAAGTTTCGAACAAATGAGTGTGCTGCTTACCAAGCATCTTGTCCCCGTCCGCCCACATAGGGCGGCCAAAAGGAAGACCCCGGTGAACAAATCCAGAAGATCTTATCGTTACACATATTAA
- a CDS encoding DUF624 domain-containing protein, producing MNWDKLYNGTEKIYDCLRLNSAIILGMLLGLGIFGLAPSLQAAHHVAKVVHRQQGVNFYSSFFSYYRKHFISSNKIFLAIAVFYGLPMLAVQQFFLPHLGTAALLVFLVSQGAMLATLNTLFAMYEFYELPVRSYFPSALKFLTYNPFGCLLALLWLGICSTVTYLLPGLLPFLSIGVWVYGNMGLYLKYFEDNEEKVKGAQLKNDTEMA from the coding sequence ATGAACTGGGACAAGCTCTACAACGGTACGGAAAAAATCTATGACTGCCTGCGGTTGAACAGCGCAATTATACTGGGCATGCTGCTTGGGTTGGGCATCTTCGGCTTGGCGCCGAGTCTCCAAGCGGCACATCATGTGGCGAAAGTGGTCCACCGCCAGCAAGGTGTGAATTTCTACTCAAGCTTTTTTTCCTATTACCGCAAGCACTTCATTTCATCCAACAAAATTTTTCTGGCGATTGCAGTTTTCTACGGTTTGCCGATGTTGGCGGTCCAACAATTTTTCTTGCCGCATCTCGGAACCGCAGCACTGCTTGTATTCCTGGTGAGCCAAGGGGCGATGTTGGCGACGCTGAACACGCTGTTCGCGATGTATGAATTCTATGAACTTCCTGTCCGCAGCTATTTTCCTTCAGCATTGAAATTTTTGACCTATAATCCGTTCGGCTGCTTGTTGGCGCTCCTCTGGTTGGGCATCTGCAGCACGGTCACGTATCTGTTGCCCGGCTTATTGCCGTTCCTCAGCATCGGCGTGTGGGTCTACGGCAACATGGGGCTGTACCTGAAGTATTTTGAAGACAACGAAGAAAAAGTGAAAGGAGCACAACTGAAAAATGACACTGAAATGGCTTGA
- a CDS encoding AraC family transcriptional regulator → MFFFKKGGYQRRLQILSLWVALPILLVAILLHFYLIEPIQKAYQDQHTQQVEGVVENINQQLSQLEVSLSVWGQSFQERYQTENYSLTTDYMTLNRISEELFYLTNSSNYVKNIGVYSFGDQPFGLESGGTFEFTDQDAEKFSKKYRIDNEQDYQWKFNSDDELLFIQNIGHLDRNNPSIYMVAVIDQKKLLNFFNDTKIDYSATAISFDKGRFSAASDSAMIKYLAKEKKQSGSWIESHGGDQYSVTAVPSERLNQTWIFYSMVPMAAITQPVSKFASSLVAASLILIVVMVFLSQFFAKKQYQPFGRTMQKLFGDNWEGQDELTFLAERWQQMTDEQGDLKKIAARSSLTEKRSIVRRILEGYYGYLPEEELQHLLRKKHWNLDYAGYQLFFIQINGPIHTGDKRREDEFTLFALDNIVNDVTGLHFEDGVVIPFDGLTMLTFAMVPDQSKGDDYIQHLFEQINRVAGRYVTIVATPITHQFRQIPELVEKLRKNTDYQHLKLENQQLAFETGRMLPPKYPISCERNLITALKSCYFEELQENIGVFIRQVTDEQPRQFAVLVSVERLYDHIEFQLNENGVPSSDYLSKDVILKRIRRMLDPDEISRFLFADFLKPITLLWQEKICDSANELIQDVALYMQREFQNEQISLETVADQFKIDPVYLSKEFKRIKKVNFIDYLTDIRIAEAKRLLLETDEQINLIAEGIGYNPSYFNRLFKKINGMTPGQFRKGRI, encoded by the coding sequence ATGTTTTTTTTTAAGAAGGGCGGCTATCAACGCCGCCTACAAATACTCAGCCTATGGGTTGCGCTGCCGATTCTGTTGGTCGCGATCCTGCTGCATTTCTACCTGATCGAGCCGATCCAAAAAGCCTATCAGGATCAGCACACACAGCAAGTCGAAGGTGTCGTCGAGAACATCAATCAGCAGCTTTCCCAGCTGGAGGTGTCGTTGAGTGTCTGGGGCCAATCCTTTCAGGAACGCTACCAGACCGAGAACTACTCGCTGACCACCGATTACATGACGCTCAACCGGATATCCGAAGAATTGTTTTATTTGACGAACAGTTCGAACTACGTCAAGAACATCGGCGTCTATTCCTTCGGGGACCAGCCATTCGGGTTGGAAAGCGGAGGTACCTTTGAGTTCACGGATCAGGATGCCGAGAAATTCAGCAAAAAATACCGGATCGATAATGAGCAGGACTACCAGTGGAAATTCAACAGTGATGATGAGCTCTTATTTATCCAGAATATCGGTCATCTGGACCGGAACAATCCTTCAATCTACATGGTGGCGGTCATCGACCAGAAAAAGCTGCTGAATTTCTTCAATGACACCAAAATCGACTACAGCGCGACTGCGATTTCCTTCGACAAAGGACGTTTTTCCGCTGCCAGCGACAGCGCCATGATTAAATACTTGGCTAAGGAGAAGAAACAAAGCGGCTCCTGGATCGAAAGCCATGGCGGCGATCAATACAGCGTGACCGCTGTCCCGTCGGAACGTTTGAACCAGACCTGGATCTTTTATTCGATGGTCCCGATGGCTGCCATCACGCAGCCCGTCAGCAAATTCGCCAGTTCCTTGGTGGCGGCCAGTCTGATCCTGATCGTTGTGATGGTCTTTTTGAGCCAGTTCTTTGCTAAGAAGCAGTACCAACCGTTCGGAAGAACGATGCAGAAGCTGTTCGGCGACAACTGGGAGGGACAGGACGAACTGACCTTCCTGGCAGAGCGTTGGCAACAGATGACTGACGAACAGGGCGATTTGAAGAAAATCGCGGCGCGTTCATCGCTGACCGAGAAGCGGTCGATCGTCCGGCGCATCCTGGAGGGTTACTACGGCTATCTGCCGGAAGAAGAGCTCCAGCACCTGCTGCGCAAGAAACATTGGAATCTGGATTATGCCGGTTATCAGCTGTTCTTTATCCAGATCAACGGACCGATCCACACCGGCGACAAGCGGCGCGAAGACGAGTTCACGCTGTTTGCTTTGGATAATATCGTGAACGATGTGACCGGTCTGCATTTCGAAGACGGGGTCGTGATTCCGTTCGACGGCCTGACGATGTTGACCTTTGCCATGGTCCCGGACCAAAGCAAAGGGGATGACTATATCCAGCATCTGTTCGAACAAATCAATCGGGTCGCCGGGCGCTATGTGACGATCGTGGCGACGCCAATCACACATCAATTCCGTCAGATTCCGGAATTGGTGGAAAAGTTGCGCAAGAATACCGATTACCAGCATTTGAAACTGGAGAACCAACAACTGGCGTTCGAAACGGGGCGGATGTTGCCGCCGAAATACCCGATCAGCTGCGAACGCAATCTCATCACGGCGCTCAAGAGCTGTTATTTCGAGGAACTGCAGGAAAACATCGGCGTGTTCATCCGTCAGGTGACGGATGAGCAACCGCGCCAATTCGCCGTCCTCGTATCGGTTGAACGGCTCTATGACCATATCGAATTCCAACTGAACGAAAACGGCGTCCCCTCGAGCGACTATCTGTCGAAGGACGTCATACTCAAACGGATTCGGCGGATGCTGGACCCGGATGAAATCAGCCGCTTTCTTTTCGCGGATTTCCTCAAGCCGATCACACTGTTGTGGCAGGAAAAAATCTGCGACTCCGCAAATGAGCTGATCCAGGATGTCGCTTTGTACATGCAACGGGAATTCCAGAACGAGCAGATCTCTTTGGAGACGGTCGCGGACCAATTCAAGATCGATCCGGTCTATCTGAGCAAGGAGTTCAAGCGCATCAAAAAAGTCAATTTCATCGATTACCTGACCGACATCCGGATTGCAGAAGCGAAACGTTTATTGCTGGAAACGGATGAGCAGATCAATCTGATCGCGGAAGGCATCGGTTACAATCCAAGTTACTTCAATCGATTGTTCAAAAAAATAAATGGCATGACGCCTGGACAATTCCGCAAAGGCAGAATTTAG
- a CDS encoding extracellular solute-binding protein, with protein MQKKKIFSVFGVAMAATTILAACGNNEEGETASATTDTITIMAPFIETDPPEGENKIVEKLEELTGKEIEITWAPNTSYEDKMNITLASDNIPKVMVIQGKSGGFIKSAENGAFWDLTDYLKDYPNLSQANPDVLRNSSVNGKIYGIYRSRDGMRTAVMIRKDWLENLGLELPETVDDLYAISQAFTENDPDGNGQADTYGLIVPQWPASINTNSPYDTLATWFGAGNAWIEKDGELEPSFMQPEYLESMQFMRSMVENGYVNKDFATLTADKWDEPFLNGKGGIIVDTYSRADSISNKMRQANPDSEDIVVFTGNLENAEGELNALPTDGYSGFLAIPKTSVKTEDELKEVLSFLDQLNDEEAQILLTNGLEGVNFNVVDGMAQAIKEDAEAEKYANYVKSYSQIGMNVTKEILFYRAKPETDEMTQKFERRLSLMAADLESAVYNPASSYITDTYVTKGAQLDQIISDARVKYVAGQIDDQGWADSIELWKNQGGQDLIDETNELHKN; from the coding sequence ATGCAGAAGAAAAAAATCTTTTCGGTGTTCGGAGTGGCGATGGCAGCTACCACTATCCTGGCGGCTTGCGGAAATAATGAGGAAGGGGAAACGGCCAGCGCGACGACGGACACGATTACAATCATGGCGCCTTTCATCGAAACGGATCCCCCAGAAGGAGAAAACAAAATCGTCGAAAAACTGGAGGAGCTGACCGGCAAGGAAATCGAAATCACCTGGGCGCCGAACACTTCCTATGAGGATAAGATGAACATCACCCTGGCTTCCGACAACATCCCGAAAGTCATGGTCATCCAGGGGAAATCGGGCGGCTTCATCAAATCTGCTGAGAACGGGGCATTCTGGGATCTGACCGATTACCTGAAGGACTATCCGAATCTCTCGCAAGCGAATCCGGATGTCCTGCGCAACTCTTCGGTGAACGGAAAAATCTACGGCATCTACCGGTCGCGTGATGGCATGCGGACCGCGGTGATGATCCGCAAAGACTGGCTGGAGAATCTGGGTTTGGAGTTGCCGGAAACGGTTGACGATCTCTACGCTATATCCCAAGCCTTCACGGAAAATGACCCGGACGGCAACGGTCAAGCAGATACATACGGTTTGATTGTGCCGCAATGGCCAGCCTCCATCAACACCAACAGCCCATACGATACCTTGGCAACTTGGTTCGGAGCCGGGAATGCTTGGATCGAAAAGGACGGAGAGTTGGAACCTTCCTTCATGCAGCCGGAATATTTGGAATCCATGCAATTTATGCGCAGCATGGTCGAAAATGGGTATGTGAATAAGGACTTTGCAACGCTGACTGCAGACAAATGGGATGAACCGTTCCTGAACGGCAAAGGCGGCATCATTGTGGATACCTATTCAAGAGCGGATTCCATCAGCAACAAAATGCGCCAGGCGAACCCTGATAGCGAAGATATCGTTGTCTTCACCGGCAATCTGGAGAACGCGGAGGGCGAACTGAATGCCCTGCCGACGGACGGTTATTCCGGCTTCTTGGCGATTCCGAAGACAAGCGTCAAGACCGAGGACGAGCTGAAGGAAGTGTTGTCGTTCCTGGATCAACTCAACGACGAAGAAGCGCAGATCCTATTGACGAACGGTCTTGAAGGCGTGAACTTCAATGTGGTCGACGGCATGGCGCAGGCGATCAAGGAAGATGCCGAAGCCGAAAAATACGCAAACTATGTGAAAAGCTATTCGCAGATCGGCATGAACGTGACCAAAGAGATCCTGTTCTACCGTGCCAAACCTGAAACGGACGAAATGACACAGAAATTCGAAAGACGCCTTTCCCTGATGGCAGCAGATCTGGAATCCGCAGTCTACAATCCGGCTTCCTCCTACATCACCGACACTTATGTCACTAAAGGGGCACAGCTGGATCAGATCATCAGCGATGCGCGCGTCAAATATGTAGCCGGCCAGATCGATGATCAAGGCTGGGCCGACAGCATCGAGCTTTGGAAGAACCAAGGCGGCCAAGATTTGATCGACGAAACGAACGAATTGCACAAAAACTAA
- a CDS encoding sugar ABC transporter permease, producing MESTIKEIPKKKQISALNHIKQNKWLYILTIPGLLYFAIFKYAPMYGLIIAFKDYVPFLGIAESKWVGLENFQDFFANPDFFRIFWNTLAIAFLNILFAFPAPILLALLLNEVRLKVYQRAIQTFVYVPHFLSWTIVVSLWHILFNLDHGAITEIVLSLTGREIDFLTDPAWFRPMIILQSIWKEMGWGTIIYLAALAGVDQEQYEAAIMDGAGRFRRVWHITLPAIRSTIVIMLIMKVGSILSTGFDQFYLMTNQLNRPVADVFDTYVYMMGITNGAYSYSTAVGLFKSVIGIILVFSTNRLAKKFGESGLY from the coding sequence ATGGAATCAACAATCAAAGAAATACCGAAGAAAAAACAGATCAGTGCATTAAATCACATCAAACAGAATAAATGGCTCTATATTTTGACGATACCCGGCTTATTGTATTTCGCGATTTTCAAATATGCCCCGATGTATGGGCTCATCATCGCGTTCAAGGACTACGTGCCTTTCCTCGGAATCGCGGAAAGCAAGTGGGTCGGGTTGGAGAATTTCCAGGATTTCTTCGCCAACCCGGATTTTTTCCGGATCTTCTGGAATACGCTGGCCATCGCTTTTCTGAACATCCTGTTTGCGTTTCCCGCACCGATACTTTTGGCACTCCTGTTGAATGAAGTGCGGCTGAAAGTCTATCAGCGCGCGATCCAGACTTTCGTCTATGTGCCGCACTTTTTGTCATGGACAATCGTCGTCAGCTTATGGCATATCCTTTTTAACCTCGATCACGGCGCCATTACGGAAATCGTGCTGAGCCTGACAGGCCGGGAGATCGATTTCCTGACGGATCCCGCCTGGTTCCGCCCGATGATCATCCTCCAGTCAATCTGGAAGGAAATGGGTTGGGGTACAATCATCTATCTCGCCGCCCTAGCCGGGGTCGATCAGGAACAATATGAAGCGGCCATCATGGATGGCGCCGGAAGGTTTCGACGGGTTTGGCACATCACTTTGCCGGCGATCCGTTCCACGATTGTCATTATGTTGATCATGAAAGTCGGTTCGATACTTTCAACCGGATTCGATCAGTTCTACTTGATGACGAATCAGTTGAATCGACCGGTTGCGGATGTTTTTGATACCTACGTCTACATGATGGGGATCACGAACGGCGCCTACAGTTATTCGACGGCGGTCGGCCTGTTCAAGTCGGTCATCGGCATCATCCTCGTCTTCTCGACGAACCGATTGGCGAAAAAATTTGGCGAAAGCGGCCTGTATTGA
- a CDS encoding rhamnogalacturonan acetylesterase, translating to MKKKLFIAGDSTAAQKSGEAKPETGWGEKFSCFLSSEIEVHNYAQNGRSTKSFITEKRLNQIAKEIGPGDFLLIQFGHNDQKIDTPIGTMAYGDYQENLARFVEVARTKNAHPLLLTSVTRRDYLPNGRLNPETLGDYPAAMVALGERLAVPVIDVYRLTQDYYGKFGMDETKKLHLHLAAGKHPNYPAGVTDNTHFNDDGAYQIARIIAAAIRETEHPLKRYVR from the coding sequence ATGAAGAAAAAATTGTTCATCGCCGGCGATTCGACGGCTGCGCAAAAATCCGGCGAAGCGAAGCCGGAGACCGGCTGGGGGGAAAAGTTTTCCTGCTTCCTCTCATCCGAAATCGAAGTGCACAACTATGCCCAAAACGGCCGCTCCACCAAATCATTCATCACCGAAAAAAGGCTCAATCAGATTGCTAAGGAAATCGGACCGGGAGATTTCCTGCTTATACAGTTCGGGCACAACGACCAGAAGATCGACACTCCGATCGGGACGATGGCTTACGGTGATTACCAAGAGAATCTCGCTCGGTTTGTGGAAGTTGCGAGAACGAAGAATGCTCATCCGTTGTTGCTTACTTCAGTGACGCGTCGGGATTATTTACCGAATGGCCGACTCAATCCGGAAACACTTGGTGACTACCCTGCAGCAATGGTTGCTTTGGGGGAGAGATTGGCCGTTCCTGTTATCGATGTCTATCGCCTGACGCAGGATTACTACGGGAAATTCGGCATGGATGAAACAAAAAAACTGCATCTGCACCTTGCCGCTGGGAAGCATCCCAACTATCCTGCGGGTGTGACCGACAATACGCATTTCAATGACGATGGCGCATATCAGATTGCGCGGATTATTGCCGCAGCAATACGCGAAACGGAACATCCGTTGAAACGGTATGTTCGCTAG
- a CDS encoding carbohydrate ABC transporter permease, translated as MKNMHNTKGGRIFDVLNIIFLGLLGILMIIPFIYVVAGSFATEHELSTRAFFLWPNAFSLESYKYIFSTPAFMRSLFVTTGVTIVGTLVQLFFTFTFAYPLSRRHLKGRNVLLNLVIFAMLFSGGMIPTFIVVKNLGLIDSYWALILPIAINPFNLMIIKNFFQEMPIELEESAKMDGCTELGILWKIMLPLSKPVIATFTLFYAVGIWNDFMSGLLYINDSSKWPIQLLLRQITMSSSASSALSNLDPNYIPPEQGMKFAVIIVATLPILIFYPFLQKHFAKGMLVGSVKG; from the coding sequence ATGAAAAACATGCACAACACCAAGGGCGGGCGCATCTTCGACGTCCTGAACATAATTTTTTTGGGTCTGCTCGGGATTCTGATGATCATCCCATTCATCTACGTGGTCGCAGGATCCTTCGCCACCGAACACGAATTGTCCACGCGGGCATTCTTTCTCTGGCCGAATGCCTTCAGTCTGGAATCCTATAAGTATATTTTTTCGACGCCGGCGTTCATGCGCAGTCTGTTCGTCACGACCGGCGTGACGATCGTGGGAACGCTCGTGCAGCTATTCTTCACATTCACGTTTGCTTATCCACTCTCAAGAAGACATCTGAAAGGCAGAAATGTGCTTCTGAACCTAGTCATCTTCGCGATGCTGTTTTCCGGCGGGATGATCCCGACTTTCATCGTGGTGAAGAATCTGGGACTGATTGATTCCTATTGGGCTTTGATTCTGCCGATCGCCATCAACCCGTTCAACTTGATGATCATCAAGAATTTCTTCCAGGAGATGCCGATCGAGCTGGAGGAGTCCGCGAAGATGGACGGCTGCACCGAGTTGGGCATCCTTTGGAAAATCATGCTGCCGCTTTCGAAACCCGTCATCGCGACTTTCACTTTGTTCTATGCGGTCGGAATCTGGAACGATTTCATGAGCGGCCTGTTGTACATCAACGATTCCTCGAAATGGCCGATCCAATTGCTGCTGCGCCAGATTACGATGTCTTCGAGCGCCAGCAGTGCCTTGAGCAACTTGGACCCGAACTACATTCCGCCTGAACAGGGCATGAAATTCGCAGTCATCATCGTAGCGACTTTGCCGATTCTGATTTTTTATCCGTTCCTGCAGAAACATTTCGCAAAGGGCATGTTGGTGGGCTCCGTGAAGGGTTGA
- a CDS encoding MFS transporter encodes MKKTKLKVGILSMTLLNMSALVITSAFGAIMASFPEEPISKIQMIGTIPGLGSMLITLVVGVLAMRIPKKTLALIGILCVALGGLLPLAFHTTVNALLVCALIMGIGLGFIGTINPMLISMYFEGEERGSLMGIGTAINSIGLMVMMIIGSTLGAKNWENTYLVFLLALLIFFVVMLFLPLDKVETKSDYTTHAQGPQAKPSLLAVIKDMNKYVLWVSLLAFAVSFLYTIYPSNLSLVVAEKNFGGTAITGLVNALGTVGGLIAGFTISRINRILKDKSIAIGFILLALSYLLVCYAQNFVMMVLGAGISGIAMAMIYSTIPFYVSIIAKPFQIAIAMSIFQFLNGLGGIISPIVLAGLGVASGQSAVLFGAICCFVIGVGLIVINFGKKALANHYEHQAVVVDAVLEEAQA; translated from the coding sequence ATGAAAAAGACAAAACTGAAGGTCGGCATATTGAGCATGACTTTGCTGAACATGAGTGCATTGGTGATCACTAGCGCATTCGGGGCGATCATGGCGTCGTTTCCGGAAGAACCGATTTCGAAAATCCAGATGATCGGGACGATCCCCGGTCTGGGCTCAATGCTGATCACCTTGGTCGTCGGGGTCCTGGCGATGCGCATCCCCAAAAAGACCCTTGCCCTCATCGGCATCCTCTGCGTCGCTTTGGGCGGCTTGCTTCCGCTCGCTTTTCACACAACTGTAAACGCTTTACTCGTCTGCGCTCTGATCATGGGGATCGGCCTCGGCTTCATCGGGACAATCAATCCGATGCTGATTTCGATGTATTTCGAAGGCGAAGAGCGCGGTTCCTTGATGGGCATCGGCACGGCCATCAATTCGATCGGCCTGATGGTCATGATGATCATCGGCAGCACGCTCGGCGCCAAAAATTGGGAAAATACCTATCTTGTGTTCCTGCTCGCGCTGTTGATTTTCTTCGTCGTGATGCTGTTCCTGCCGTTGGATAAAGTCGAAACGAAATCGGATTACACCACCCATGCGCAAGGCCCGCAGGCGAAACCATCCTTGCTTGCCGTGATCAAGGACATGAACAAGTATGTGCTTTGGGTATCCCTGCTGGCTTTTGCGGTCTCATTCCTTTATACGATTTACCCAAGCAACCTATCGCTCGTTGTCGCAGAAAAGAATTTCGGCGGCACAGCCATCACCGGGCTCGTCAACGCGCTCGGTACGGTCGGCGGCCTCATCGCCGGCTTCACTATCAGCCGCATCAATCGCATCCTGAAGGACAAATCGATCGCCATCGGCTTTATCCTGCTGGCGCTGTCCTACCTGCTGGTCTGTTATGCGCAGAATTTTGTGATGATGGTGTTGGGCGCCGGTATATCCGGTATCGCGATGGCTATGATCTACTCGACCATCCCGTTCTATGTCTCCATCATCGCCAAACCATTCCAGATCGCGATCGCCATGTCCATCTTCCAATTCCTGAACGGGCTGGGAGGCATCATTTCCCCAATCGTGCTTGCCGGGTTGGGCGTTGCGTCCGGCCAGAGCGCCGTCCTCTTCGGAGCGATCTGCTGTTTCGTCATCGGAGTCGGCTTGATCGTCATCAATTTCGGTAAGAAAGCCTTGGCCAATCACTACGAACATCAAGCTGTTGTGGTGGATGCCGTATTGGAAGAAGCGCAAGCCTAG
- the tnpA gene encoding IS200/IS605 family transposase: MSQDKNSLAHTTWNCKYHIVFAPKYRRQAIYGKIKQDIGVILRQLCERKGVEIIEATACVDHIHMLVSIPPKISVSSFVGYLKGKSSLMIFDRHSNLKYRYGNRKFWCTGYYVDTVGRNKKAIQEYIRNQIQDDIVAEQLSLLEYTDPFTGEEVRKSKKKK; encoded by the coding sequence ATGTCTCAAGACAAAAATAGTTTAGCACATACCACTTGGAATTGTAAGTATCACATAGTTTTTGCGCCCAAATACCGGAGGCAAGCAATCTACGGAAAGATAAAACAAGATATAGGAGTCATACTAAGGCAGTTATGCGAAAGAAAAGGTGTAGAAATAATCGAAGCCACTGCTTGTGTGGATCATATACACATGTTGGTAAGCATACCGCCCAAGATAAGTGTCTCATCGTTTGTCGGCTATCTAAAAGGTAAAAGTAGCCTCATGATATTTGATAGGCACTCCAACCTGAAATATCGCTATGGGAATCGCAAATTCTGGTGTACAGGATATTATGTCGATACAGTCGGGAGAAACAAGAAGGCAATTCAAGAATATATACGCAACCAAATTCAAGATGATATAGTCGCAGAACAATTAAGCCTATTAGAGTACACGGATCCATTTACAGGCGAAGAAGTTCGTAAGAGTAAAAAGAAAAAATAA